From a region of the Coffea eugenioides isolate CCC68of unplaced genomic scaffold, Ceug_1.0 ScVebR1_1688;HRSCAF=2583, whole genome shotgun sequence genome:
- the LOC113755745 gene encoding cytochrome P450 76A1-like, with translation MVSETSIGLELLVVALLLLVAWAILTWRKCNASEKLERLPPGPRRWPVVGNMFQLGWSAHESFAILASKQGPIMTLWLGSMCTVVISSNEVAREMFKNHDVVFAGRKIYEAMKGDIGNEGSLITAQYGPHWRMLRRLCTAEFFVTSRLDATVDVRAKCIDQMVKYIEAAGGSGANGIDVGKFFFLLAFNLIGNLMFSKDLLDPSSERGAKFFYHAGKVMEYAGKPNIADFLPLLKWLDPQGIRRSTQYHVKRAFDIAGLYLKERIIESNRDETDHPSPEKRRRDYLDVLLHYRGESAEEPPEFSPTTINIIVFEMFTAGTDTTTSTLEWATAELLRSPKTLEKVQAELRSVISLGTKIEEKHLDNLPYLKAVVKETLRLHPPLPFLVPHMAMDSCKMLGYHIPKETQILVNVWAIGRDPKTWENPLEFKPERFLEPSTADFKGHHFEFIPFGSGRRICPAVPFASRVLPMALGSILHLFDWSLADGIKPEELDMGERMGITLRKAVPLKAIPVPLQG, from the exons ATGGTTTCTGAGACTAGTATAGGATTAGAACTGCTGGTTGTAGCCTTGTTGTTACTGGTTGCCTGGGCAATTTTGACTTGGCGAAAATGCAATGCATCGGAAAAGTTGGAAAGATTGCCACCGGGGCCGAGGCGGTGGCCGGTGGTGGGCAATATGTTTCAATTGGGATGGTCAGCCCATGAGTCATTTGCTATATTGGCTAGTAAACAAGGCCCTATAATGACTCTTTGGCTAGGATCAATGTGCACTGTGGTGATATCATCGAATGAAGTGGCCCGTGAGATGTTCAAGAACCATGATGTGGTTTTTGCTGGAAGGAAAATATACGAGGCAATGAAAGGAGATATTGGCAATGAGGGCTCTCTTATAACTGCACAATATGGTCCCCATTGGCGGATGCTCAGGCGCTTGTGCACCGCCGAGTTCTTTGTAACGAGCAGGCTTGATGCAACAGTTGATGTCCGTGCTAAATGCATTGATCAGATGGTGAAATATATAGAAGCTGCTGGAGGTTCTGGTGCCAATGGGATAGATGTTGGAAAGTTTTTCTTCTTGCTGGCATTCAATCTTATTGGAAATCTCATGTTTTCCAAGGATCTTTTGGATCCAAGCTCTGAGAGGGGTGCAAAGTTCTTTTACCATGCAGGCAAAGTGATGGAATATGCTGGAAAGCCCAACATTGCAGATTTCTTGCCATTGCTTAAATGGCTTGACCCTCAGGGTATTAGGAGATCAACACAGTATCATGTCAAACGAGCCTTTGACATCGCTGGATTATATTTAAAAGAGAGAATCATCGAAAGTAATAGAGATGAAACGGATCACCCAAGTCCTGAAAAGAGGAGAAGAGATTACTTGGATGTTCTGTTGCATTACCGAGGCGAAAGCGCTGAAGAACCTCCTGAGTTCTCTCCAACAACAATCAACATTATAGTCTTT GAAATGTTCACAGCAGGGACAGACACGACAACTAGTACATTAGAATGGGCAACGGCAGAGCTTCTACGTAGTCCAAAAACTCTTGAAAAAGTCCAAGCTGAGTTGAGAAGCGTGATTAGTCTAGGGACTAAGATAGAAGAAAAACACTTGGATAATCTTCCATACCTTAAGGCAGTAGTGAAGGAGACGCTCCGGCTACATCCACCGCTCCCTTTCTTGGTACCTCACATGGCTATGGACTCGTGCAAAATGCTAGGCTACCACATCCCAAAAGAAACACAAATTCTAGTAAATGTTTGGGCAATTGGAAGGGATCCAAAGACTTGGGAAAACCCTTTAGAGTTCAAGCCTGAAAGATTTTTGGAGCCAAGTACTGCAGATTTTAAGGGACACCATTTTGAGTTTATACCTTTTGGATCTGGCCGGCGAATATGCCCGGCCGTTCCTTTTGCTTCTCGAGTGCTACCAATGGCTCTAGGATCAATCTTGCACTT